The following are from one region of the Lepeophtheirus salmonis chromosome 8, UVic_Lsal_1.4, whole genome shotgun sequence genome:
- the MED18 gene encoding mediator of RNA polymerase II transcription subunit 18 isoform X2, which produces MSGMMSSSSGPGGPVVQGIATLTTAMTTNIIPDQEYLLQGSILDPHVDVLKHRLGGLCDNVDPSSSGHETFQEREMVFTIRGSSGQPLTLRIRRPLDPHSDIPWQLRYVGQAELKNRATVVRSCYEIACSSNAIEFLLELGCRLDYEFVAKGFIFRKGRMKVIISKIFKLNSSSNLPPGAPLNMESLEPQTNSHLVELSILAPSGNDAVAEDMKNFAEQLKPLVLLDKIDPPRA; this is translated from the exons ATGTCGGGTATGATGTCTTCCTCCAGTGGACCAGGAGGTCCTGTTGTTCAAGGTATCGCTACCCTTACCACAGCAATGACGACGAATATAATTCCTGATCAGGAATATTTACTCCAAGGCTCCATCCTGGATCCTCACGTGGATGTGCTGAAACATAGACTCGGGGGCCTTTGTGATAATGTGGATCCTT ctagTTCCGGCCACGAAACCTTTCAAGAAAGAGAAATGGTTTTTACGATTCGCGGCTCAAGTGGACAACCCCTTACTCTCCGTATCCGTCGTCCCTTGGATCCCCATTCAGACATTCCTTGGCAGCTACGCTATGTGGGTCAAGCAGAACTCAAAAATCGGGCTACTGTAGTTCGTAGTTGCTACGAAATTGCTTGTTCTTCCAATGCCATAGAGTTCCTCCTAGAATTGGGTTGTCGTCTTGACTATGAATTCGTCGCTAAAGGCTTCATTTTCCGAAAGGGAAGAATGAAGGTCATTATTTCGAAAATATTCAAACTCAATTCGAGTAGTAATCTACCTCCGGGCGCCCCTCTCAATATGGAGTCTCTTGAGCCTCAAACAAACTCACATCTCGTGGAACTTTCTATTTTGGCGCCCTCCGGAAATGATGCAGTGGCCGAAGACATGAAAAACTTTGCCGAGCAATTAAAACCCCTTGTTCTCTTGGACAAAATTGATCCTCCAAGAGCTTGA
- the MED18 gene encoding mediator of RNA polymerase II transcription subunit 18 isoform X1 — MSGMMSSSSGPGGPVVQGIATLTTAMTTNIIPDQEYLLQGSILDPHVDVLKHRLGGLCDNVDPSSSGHETFQEREMVFTIRGSSGQPLTLRIRRPLDPHSDIPWQLRYVGQAELKNRATVVRSCYEIACSSNAIEFLLELGCRLDYEFVAKGFIFRKGRMKVIISKIFKLNSSSNLPPGAPLNMESLEPQTNSHLVELSILAPSGNDAVAEDMKNFAEQLKPLVLLDKIDPPRA, encoded by the exons ATGTCGGGTATGATGTCTTCCTCCAGTGGACCAGGAGGTCCTGTTGTTCAAGGTATCGCTACCCTTACCACAGCAATGACGACGAATATAATTCCTGATCAGGAATATTTACTCCAAGGCTCCATCCTGGATCCTCACGTGGATGTGCTGAAACATAGACTCGGGGGCCTTTGTGATAATGTGGATCCTTCTAG TTCCGGCCACGAAACCTTTCAAGAAAGAGAAATGGTTTTTACGATTCGCGGCTCAAGTGGACAACCCCTTACTCTCCGTATCCGTCGTCCCTTGGATCCCCATTCAGACATTCCTTGGCAGCTACGCTATGTGGGTCAAGCAGAACTCAAAAATCGGGCTACTGTAGTTCGTAGTTGCTACGAAATTGCTTGTTCTTCCAATGCCATAGAGTTCCTCCTAGAATTGGGTTGTCGTCTTGACTATGAATTCGTCGCTAAAGGCTTCATTTTCCGAAAGGGAAGAATGAAGGTCATTATTTCGAAAATATTCAAACTCAATTCGAGTAGTAATCTACCTCCGGGCGCCCCTCTCAATATGGAGTCTCTTGAGCCTCAAACAAACTCACATCTCGTGGAACTTTCTATTTTGGCGCCCTCCGGAAATGATGCAGTGGCCGAAGACATGAAAAACTTTGCCGAGCAATTAAAACCCCTTGTTCTCTTGGACAAAATTGATCCTCCAAGAGCTTGA
- the Plod gene encoding procollagen-lysine,2-oxoglutarate 5-dioxygenase gives MMGHSLFMILIPCLLLNSILVSSSSGEKNSESDGGELLILTVASDNTDGLSRYLRSASVNGLEGKVLGLGEEWKGGDMNHPGGAYKINLLKDELAQYKDRKDLIVLFSDSYDVIFLQKKDLIVETFKKMKAKAVFGAESFCWPDPELADKYPSSEGYKFLNSGSFIGYADILYQIVSNEVVKDTDDDQRYYTKIYLNEDLRSKFGMVLDHAAKLFQNLNGNVADVELRFEEDGYPFLHNVEHNTQPLLVHGNGPSKIVLNGMGNYLPMAWNQVDQCTSCLEDLMELHIDVAPRVLIGVYIEGATPFLTEFFEKLTKLKYPKDKLSLHVYNGNKYHDVEVNEFVQNHKKEYENIEVIKSSDGIKIWAAKNKGLRATLDNGIDYYFNLDSDAHLDNPLTLKTLIKQNRPIIAPMLLRPYKAWSNFWGALSSEGFYARSSDYMNIVQNERKGVWNVPYISSAYLVNANVLKEYGEEISYIHKLLDPDMAFCSNAREAGIFMYVDNLEVFGHLINVDDFVHTNTEKYNEIWEIMNNPYDWELRYLHENYSKNFDEENPPFTTPCSDVYNFPIFSKRYAKEFIAVMEENGQWSDGSSNDKRLDSGYEAVPTRDIHMNQVNYEKEWLYFLKTYVMPLQQKVFIGYFNDPPRALMSFIVRYKPDEQPSLKPHHDSSTYTINIALNDEYEGGGCRFIRYDCSVVQNPIGWMTMHPGRLTHYHEGLETTKGTRYIMITFVDP, from the exons ATGATGGGACATTCACTTTTCATGATACTCATACCATGTCTCCTATTGAATTCTATACTTGTTTCCTCATCCTCAGGAGAGAAAAATTCGGAATCTG ATGGAGGAGAACTATTAATACTCACTGTCGCATCCGACAATACTGATGGATTAAGTCGTTATCTGCGCTCAGCATCTGTTAATGGACTTGAGGGCAAAGTCCTAGGATTGGGAGAGGAATGGAAGGGAGGAGATATGAATCATCCCGGTGGggcatataaaattaatttactcaaAGACGAACTTGCACAATATAAAGATCGAAAGGATCTAATAGTTCTCTTCTCTGACAGCTATGATGtcatttttctgcaaaaaaaggacttaatagttgaaacatttaaaaaaatgaaagcaaaaGCTGTGTTTGGTGCTGAGAGTTTCTGTTGGCCTGATCCAGAGCTTGCAGACAAATATCCATCCTCTGAAGGCTACAAATTTCTTAATTCTGGTTCTTTTATTGGATATGCAGATATCCTTtatcaaattgtatcaaatgAGGTAGTAAAAGATACTGATGATGACCAGAggtattatacaaaaatttatttaaatgaagacCTTCGTTCAAAATTCGGCATGGTTCTTGATCATGCTGCTAAACTTTTTCAGAACCTCAATGGGAATGTCG CGGATGTTGAGCTTCGATTTGAGGAGGATGGATATCCATTCCTACACAACGTGGAGCACAATACTCAACCCTTGCTTGTTCATGGAAATGGGCCTTCAAAAATAGTTCTAAATGGCATGGGAAATTATCTTCCTATGGCTTGGAATCAAGTAGATCAATGTACTTCATGCTTGGAAGATTTAATGGAATTGCATATTGATGTAGCACCTCGTGTACTCATTGGAGTATATATCGAAGGCGCAACgccttttttgacagaattttttgaaaaattaaccaAACTCAAGTATCCAAAAGATAAGTTAAGTCTTCATGTATACAATGGAAACAAGTATCATGATGTTGAAGTGAATGAATTTgttcaaaatcacaaaaaagaGTATGAGAATATAGAAGTCATTAAATCCAGCgatggaattaaaatatgggCAGCTAAAAATAAAGGACTGAGAGCCACATTGGATAACGGCATCgactattattttaatcttgatTCTGACGCTCATTTAGACAATCCCCTTACTCTAAAGACTCTTATTAAACAAAACCGCCCTATTATTGCACCCATGCTCCTAAGGCCTTACAAGGCTTGGTCTAATTTTTGGGGTGCTTTAAGCTCGGAAGGTTTTTATGCACGATCATCTGATTATATGAACATTGTTCAGAATGAAAGGAAGGGAGTATGGAATGTACCCTACATTTCATCTGCTTATTTAGTTAATGCTAACGTCCTCAAAGAGTACGGGGAGGAAATTTCTTATATCCATAAACTCTTAGATCCAGATATGGCGTTTTGTTCCAACGCCAGAGAGGCTggcatatttatgtatgttgacAATCTTGAAGTATTTGGTCATTTGATCAACGTCGATGACTTTGTACATACAAACACGgagaaatataatgaaatatgggAAATTATGAATAACCCTTATGACTGGGAACTCCGATATTTACACGAAAATTATTCGAAAAACTTTGATGAAGAGAACCCTCCATTTACAACACCTTGTTCTGATGTATACAATTTCCCCATTTTTTCAAAACGCTATGCAAAAGAATTCATTGCCGTGATGGAGGAGAACGGACAATGGTCGGATGGGAGTAGTAAT GATAAAAGATTGGATTCCGGTTATGAAGCAGTTCCAACAAGAGACATTCACATGAATCAAGTCAATTATGAAAAAGAGTGGCTTTATTTCCTTAAAACTTACGTCATGCCTCTACAACAAAAAGTATTCATTGGATATTTCAACGAT CCACCAAGAGCTTTAATGAGCTTCATTGTTCGTTATAAGCCCGATGAACAACCCTCACTCAAACCCCATCATGACAGCTCTACTTACACAATCAACATTGCTCTCAACGACGAGTATGAGGGTGGAGGCTGTAGATTCATTCGCTATGACTGCTCAGTTGTACAAAATCCAATTGGATGGATGACCATGCATCCAGGGAGATTAACTCATTACCATGAAGGGCTTGAGACTACTAAGGGCACAAGGTATATTATGATTACCTTTGTGGACCCTTGA
- the wap gene encoding DDB1- and CUL4-associated factor 7, whose protein sequence is MSGSLGSGGGGGGPPVASSNAPKRKEIYKYEAPWIVYSMNWSVRPDKRFRLALGSFVEEYNNKVQIVSLDEETSEFVAKSTFDHPYPTTKIMWIPDSKGIYPDLLATSGDYLRIWKAGASGTWLECLLNNNKNSDFCAPLTSFDWNEVDPNLLGTSSIDTTCTIWGLETGQVLGHVNLVSGQVKTQLIAHDKEVYDIAFSKAGGGRDMFASVGADGSVRMFDLRHLEHSTIIYEDPLHTPLLRLAWNKQDPNYLSTVAMDASEVIILDVRVPCTPVARLNNHRACVNGIAWAPHSSCHICTAGDDHQALIWDIQQMPRAIEDPILAYTAAEGEINQIQWGATQPDWIAICYNKNLEILRV, encoded by the exons ATGAGTGGAAGCCTTGGTAGTGGAGGAGGTGGCGGGGGCCCTCCTGTCGCGTCGTCCAACGCACCCAAGAGGAAAGAGATCTACAAGTATGAAGCTCCGTGGATAGTGTACTCGATGAATTGGTCCGTCCGACCCGACAAAAGGTTTCGGCTCGCTCTGGGATCCTTTGTTGAGGAGTACAACAACAAGGTTCAAATCGTATCCCTGGATGAGGAGACTTCGGAGTTTGTGGCCAAGTCCACCTTTGATCATCCCTATCCCACAACCAAAATTATGTGGATTCCGGATTCCAAGGGGATTTATCCGGATCTTCTCGCCACATCCGGAGACTATCTTCGGATATGGAAAGCTGGGGCCTCAGGCACTTG GCTCGAATGTCTTctcaacaataacaaaaactcTGATTTCTGCGCTCCACTCACCTCCTTCGACTGGAACGAAGTGGATCCCAATCTCTTAGGAACCTCTTCCATTGATACAACCTGCACTATCTGGGGTTTGGAGACGGGGCAGGTATTGGGTCACGTGAATCTCGTTTCGGGTCAAGTCAAAACCCAGCTCATTGCTCATGATAAAGAAGTCTATGATATAGCCTTCAGTAAGGCTGGAGGCGGAAGAGACATGTTTGCATCTGTTGGAGCTGATGGCTCTGTTCGTATGTTTGATCTCCGCCATCTTGAGCACTCCACGATTATATACGAGGATCCTCTCCATACACCTCTCTTAAGACTTGCTTGGAACAAACAAGATCCAAACTACTTATCCACTGTCGCCATGGATGCTTCGGAAGTAATCATCCTAGATGTGCGTGTCCCTTGTACCCCTGTAGCTAGACTCAATAATCACAGGGCATGTGTCAATGGGATTGCCTGGGCTCCTCATTCCTCATGTCACATATGCACAGCAG GTGATGATCATCAAGCTCTTATATGGGACATACAGCAAATGCCTCGAGCGATAGAGGATCCCATTCTCGCATATACAGCAGCCGAAGGTGAAATCAATCAAATACAATGGGGTGCAACTCAACCAGATTGGATCGcaatttgttataataaaaacctTGAGATTCTCAGAGTTTAG
- the LOC121121457 gene encoding uncharacterized protein — translation MSRESIHNETTKVLQWKRDMEQKNHDLECDLRQKELQLQSSMTQLQEINADLGALQRQFKDELEEKVSLEGKTKGIMEGVNELESEMNLLNNSHLLQKKCILLINSRIDHFKMVLKELERQCSSFELDHTSNQNSYSSKVKYLETQIQDFELQIQKVSLENKTRERKTQTRIATQDKSIRDEKNYLSSTKEEIKKASEERLALQKKLDIKSQECDETLKSSELKDRSHEETTNTLIQTLQDLNVNLEESKRKNMKTESVLEILKEKLAASLKRCKDNQNHVEELNSQLQEYDITPLQNQCSHLQNEQTELMTRNEANSMELFNIQSDISKALERLRKFKYDEKIYKNEHKIYLKLEKRSRVIEEEINQLKEALCRLQGNEHDKACEIHQLQNDKSTLTIKIHETDIELKKKEDAIHNLSLENENLDNEINELKINALSVQSKTNNNIEEDHRLYNALNDTLEEVSSCISKNESLIEDYKGKEDRLQDIMNIIEKRIEAFSSVQEQSTRQITEGKKELHRSLSRIEDEILSINIEYQKSQSLCAQIQEQKTTQESEFQIDTEKHRSISDALKEKWISMMNEELKNRDEKVLDLKSKGVELLKDLNDKKTEFLALKRKTKLSYQSMIKAKDLELNSYKENVNTLENEIKKLEKLKIDAKENQCGNDSARKNPRTFLGKKIFQKSSLTDNNNNTRRRKQQKDLLDS, via the coding sequence ATGTCCAGAGAATCTATCCACAATGAAACAACCAAAGTCCTGCAATGGAAAAGagatatggaacaaaaaaaccATGATTTGGAGTGTGATCTTCGTCAAAAGGAATTACAGCTTCAAAGTTCCATGACCCAACTACAAGAGATCAACGCTGATTTGGGAGCACTCCAACGGCAATTCAAGGATGAATTGGAAGAGAAAGTGTCTTTGGAGGGGAAAACAAAGGGAATCATGGAGGGTGTGAATGAATTAGAATCGGAGATGAACCTTTTGAATAACTCACATCTACTACAGAAAAAGTGTATCCTACTGATTAATTCTAGAATTGATCATTTTAAAATGGTTCTTAAGGAACTTGAGAGACAATGCTCATCCTTTGAGCTGGATCATACTAGCAATCAAAACAGCTATTCCTCAAAGGTAAAATATCTGGAAACGCAAATCCAGGATTTTGAGTTGCAAATCCAAAAAGTTTCACTTGAGAATAAAACGAGGGAAAGAAAAACTCAGACCCGAATTGCCACTCAGGATAAGAGTattagagatgaaaaaaattatttatcatctacaaaagaagaaataaaaaaagcctCGGAAGAGCGCCTcgctttgcaaaaaaaacttgatataaAATCACAAGAATGTGATGAAACTCTAAAGTCGAGTGAGTTGAAGGATCGATCCCATGAGGAAACTACAAATACACTCATACAAACACTTCAAGACCTTAATGTAAATCTAGAGGAATCCaaacgaaaaaatatgaaaacggAATCTGTTTTAGAAatactcaaagaaaaattggCTGCCAGTCTGAAACGGTGCAAGGATAATCAAAATCATGTTGAAGAACTCAACTCACAACTTCAAGAATATGACATCACTCCACTCCAAAATCAATGTTCACATCTTCAAAATGAGCAAACGGAATTGATGACAAGGAATGAAGCGAATTCTATGGAgctatttaatattcaaagtgaTATTTCAAAGGCTTTGGAGAGATTGAGAAAGTTTAAATATGATGagaagatttataaaaatgaacacaaaatatatctgaaattagaaaaaagaagcCGTGTTATTGAGGAAGAAATTAATCAATTGAAGGAGGCTTTATGTAGATTACAAGGAAATGAACATGACAAGGCCTGTGAAATTCACcaattacaaaatgataaaagtacATTGACTATAAAGATTCATGAAACTGACATtgaactgaaaaaaaaggaggatgCAATTCATAATTTAAGCCTTGAAAATGAAAATCTCGACAATGAAATCAACGAGTTGAAAATAAATGCCTTGTCTGTACAAAGTaagactaataataatattgaggaGGATCACCGTTTATATAACGCACTTAATGATACACTAGAAGAAGTATCCTcttgtatatcaaaaaatgagtcACTTATAGAAGACTATAAAGGTAAAGAAGATCGATTACAAGacataatgaatataatagagAAACGTATTGAAGCCTTTTCCTCGGTTCAGGAACAATCTACTCGTCAAATAACTGAGGGGAAGAAAGAGTTGCATCGCTCTCTTTCACGTATAGAGGATGAAATTCTAAGTATAAATATCGAATATCAAAAGTCTCAATCCCTTTGTGCTCAAATTCAAGAACAAAAGACTACTCAAGAATCTGAATTTCAAATAGATACTGAAAAGCACAGGTCAATTTCAGATGCATTGAAAGAGAAATGGATATCAATGATGAATGAAGAGTTGAAAAATAGGGATGAGAAAGTTTTGGATCTAAAATCTAAGGGAGTAGAATTATTAAAggatttaaatgataaaaaaacagaattCCTTGCattgaaaagaaaaaccaaGCTCAGTTATCAAAGTATGATCAAAGCCAAAGATTTGGAATTAAACTCttataaagaaaatgttaatacactagaaaatgaaattaaaaaattagaaaaattgaagaTAGATGCAAAAGAAAATCAATGCGGAAATGATAGTGCTCGTAAGAATCCAAGAACATTTTTGGGtaagaaaatttttcaaaaatcatcattgactgacaataataataatactcgtCGTCGTAAGCAGCAAAAAGATCTTTTGGACTCCTAA
- the LOC121121455 gene encoding DIS3-like exonuclease 1 yields the protein MGDHDVVENEDRVTVVDKRIQLRLRGGQVLRVVRQHYLRKDIPCGSELCFEGCQEALSRRSRLPKDATHYLVPFSDILANFMPILEYQELTGIIFLQSVVNLNTNSNKCRRVSKIIRDPKKASIYFPNEFSTNTFEPRMEGQESYCLYQAQLSFKAASWYYEHLGGQKPIVILTENIKVKALFENKRYEIFFLSLEEYLKDFWPNLDSAFDTYKSLKALDESSTKGSEFEDYIKTEMIEAGIKSGRLLEGILRVNKYHSTSEAFVTDFKSQYEIFIPGHINRNRAVDGDVVAINLLPKSEWVSRSKRLENKKSYLSESTWERKGDVDRCGKVVGIIQRNWREYVASYQGREVEVIEDRKTRSILVVPFERKIPKIRILTSQNLNGQRFVVAIDNWPSYSNYPIGHFVRRLGDIGDLETEIDCLLMENNISVGPFSSGILNEMPNGDNWKPDPNEVSNNRNDLRHSHFIMSIDPQGCEDVDDALSIRTLKNGNLELGVHIADVTYFVKSGSLTDKEASQRATTVYLADRRYDMLPSVLSGNLCSLLGGVERYAVTVLWELDPKDPSTVISVWYGRTLIRSRYKLTYEAAQTIIDGNKSPEDIREMVAELKNVKGQSLGKRCNQLREMLTTLCKVALEIQKKREKEGGLSLESTEAVFEFESSNIEDLKPKEHLIVHEVVAECMIFANHWVAKKISKAFPDFSLLRRHPYPKREYFEELINAAKSKGWNIETYSNKALADSLNSCRDPNDLIINILLRTMATLAMVKAVYFSTGSLNRDEWYHYGLAVSHYTHFTSPIRRYADVVVHRLLLAALKNQNWWDFDSEQSVPNNEELSELCIHINDRNKAAQKIQRASAQLFQTLYFKNRSPYDPGCIVEAVISSIKSNGFIVYIPRYALKGPVYLSNAEDQVLWHDKKSNPSWETGLLWTEEDNSIHIETLHGKKVYKLFDHVTLCIQLSGTDAHAHSLTFHLLSPKPPRDSIARNEDGKPIDFFNALKLEQEEEDNKSLSETEEMKRNNGNQRKKKSVYSFFKDLKKTSISTNDFL from the exons ATGGGAGATCATGATGTCGTAGAGAACGAAGATAGAGTTACCGTTGTGGATAAGAGAATCCAGCTTCGACTTCGTGGAGGACAAGTGCTTCGAGTCGTACGACAACACTATCTTCGAAAGGATATCCCATGTGGTTCCGAGCTGTGTTTCGAAGGTTGTCAGGAGGCTCTTAGCAGAAGAAGTCGACTTCCCAAGGATGCCACTCATTACCTTGTCCCCTTCTCGGACATTCTTGCCAATTTCATGCCCATTCTGGAGTACCAAGAGCTAACAGggattatttttctacaatcaG tCGTGAATTTGAATaccaattccaataaatgtCGACGTGTATCCAAAATCATACGAGATCCCAAGAAGGCATCCATCTACTTCCCTAATGAGTTCTCAACAAATACGTTTGAGCCCAGAATGGAAGGGCAAGAGTCCTACTGTCTCTATCAAGCTCAACTTTCCTTCAAAGCTGCCTCTTGGTACTATGAGCACTTGGGAGGTCAAAAACCTATCGTCATCCTCACAGAAAATATAAAGGTCAAAgccttatttgaaaataaacgctatgaaatattctttttgAGTCTTGAAGAGTATCTTAAAGACTTTTGGCCCAATTTGGACTCTGCCTTTGATACTTATAAATCGTTAAAGGCTCTTGATGAATCCAGTACAAAAGGCTCTGAATTTGAAGACTACATAAAAACAGAAATGATTGAGGCAGGCATAAAATCCGGGCGTTTATTAGAAGGGATTCTACGAGTGAATAAATATCATAGCACTTCAGAGGCATTTGTTACGGATTTTAAATCTCAGTATGAAATCTTTATACCGGGACATATAAATCGAAATAGAGCTGTGGATGGAGATGTAGTTGCAATAAATCTTCTTCCCAAATCTGAATGGGTAAGTCGGTCCAAGAGATTAGAGAATAAGAAGTCATACCTGAGTGAGTCTACGTGGGAGCGGAAGGGAGATGTGGATCGATGTGGAAAAGTTGTTGGGATTATTCAAAGAAATTGGAGGGAATACGTTGCGTCATATCAAGGGAGAGAAGTTGAAGTCATTGAAGACAGAAAAACTAGATCTATTCTTGTTGTTCCATTTGAAAGGAAAATCCCTAAAATTCGTATATTGACATCACAAAATTTGAACGGACAGCGATTTGTTGTTGCTATTGATAACTGGCCCTCGTATTCCAATTATCCTATTGGACATTTTGTTCGAAGGTTGGGTGATATCGGGGATCTGGAGACGGAAATTGATTGTCTACTTATGGAGAATAATATATCAGTTGGTCCTTTTAGCTCtggaatattaaatgaaatgcCAAATGGTGATAATTGGAAACCAGACCCTAATGAAGTGTCTAATAACAGAAATGATTTACGCCATTCTCATTTTATTATGAGCATTGATCCTCAAGGCTGTGAAGATGTTGATGATGCCTTATCTATCAGAACATTGAAAAATGGTAATCTTGAGCTCGGAGTGCATATTGCTGATGTCACTTATTTTGTCAAGTCTGGGTCGTTGACAGacaaag AGGCATCACAAAGAGCAACGACTGTATATTTAGCAGATCGACGTTATGACATGTTACCTTCAGTTTTGTCCGGTAATCTTTGCTCTCTATTAGGAGGAGTAGAAAGATATGCTGTTACAGTACTTTGGGAATTAGATCCCAAGGATCCATCTACCGTTATAAGTGTTTGGTATGGGAGAACTCTTATAAGGTCTCGTTATAAGTTGACTTATGAAGCTGCTCAAACTATAATTGACGGAAATAAAAGTCCTGAAGATATAAGGGAGATGGTGGCTGAGCTAAAGAACGTCAAGGGTCAGTCTCTAGGTAAAAGATGTAACCAACTTCGGGAAATGTTGACTACACTCTGTAAAGTAGcacttgaaatacaaaaaaagagagaaaaggaAGGAGGTCTTTCATTAGAGTCAACAGAAGctgtttttgaatttgaatccTCGAATATTGAAGATTTAAAGCCAAAAGAACATTTAATTGTGCATGAAGTCGTAGCTGAATGTATGATTTTTGCAAATCACTgggttgcaaaaaaaatttcgaagGCATTTCCTGATTTCAGTCTGCTACGTAGACATCCATACCCCAAAagagaatattttgaagaactCATTAATGCTGCAAAGTCAAAGGGTTGGAACATTGAAACATATAGTAACAAGGCTCTGGCTGATTCTCTTAATTCATGTAGAGATCCAAatgatcttataataaatattttgctccGAACTATGGCAACTCTGGCTATGGTAAAAGCTGTATATTTTTCTACTGGCTCTCTCAATAGGGATGAATGGTACCATTATGGACTTGCTGTAAGTCATTACACTCATTTTACATCACCCATTCGTCGCTATGCGGATGTTGTGGTTCATAGACTTTTACTCGCTGcgcttaaaaatcaaaattggtGGGATTTTGACAGTGAGCAAAGCGTTCCAAACAATGAGGAACTAAGTGAACTTTGTATACATATCAATGATAGAAACAAAGCTgcccaaaaaattcaaagagcTTCTGCTCAACTCTTTCAAACTCTTTATTTTAAGAACAGAAGTCCTTACGATCCTGGCTGTATTGTCGAAGCTGTTATAAGTTCCATCAAATCAAATGGGTTCATTGTCTACATTCCACGCTACGCTCTTAAGGGTCCTGTATATCTTTCAAATGCTGAAGATCAGGTTCTTTGGCATGATAAAAAATCGAATCCATCATGGGAAACGGGGTTACTATGGACGGAGGAAGACAACTCCATTCATATCGAGACTCTTCATGGTAAGAAAGTCTATAAACTATTTGATCACGTTACACTCTGTATTCAACTTTCTGGAACGGATGCACATGCACACAGCCTTACCTTCCACTTGCTATCCCCTAAACCGCCAAGAGATTCTATAGCTCGAAATGAGGATGGCAAGCCCATTGATTTCTTCAACGCACTTAAGTTGGAACAAGAGGAAGAAGATAACAAATCACTCTCTGAAACTGaggaaatgaaaagaaataacgGAAATCAACGAAAAAAGAAGAGTgtttattcattctttaaagATCTTAAGAAAACATCAATTTCCaccaatgattttttatga